A region from the Benincasa hispida cultivar B227 chromosome 12, ASM972705v1, whole genome shotgun sequence genome encodes:
- the LOC120067633 gene encoding uncharacterized protein LOC120067633, whose protein sequence is PSVSLPAASAQSDLKLLQIILLHLRPTHDLAGINPSSLTSPLKHPSLNHSSCPQTISSSTKPAQKTQIVSFSGKGECPAPTKLNPPAFLHRSKVLTLNAEAFRKELYYQSSCDRKLGDMEGVENITPEKQNNSMGSRRRLSCTTCFDALWFCYSPVHQMQQYYRLGVFDNCSDKWTALVDCLNLKTKRTSEVQEILESREKAKSHIWTFRTPEEASSHWKELFGHLEEME, encoded by the exons CCGTCAGTATCGCTGCCGGCTGCCTCTGCCCAATCTGATCTAAAGCTTCTGCAGATCATCCTTCTCCATCTCCGGCCAACACACGACCTCGCCGGAATAAACCCGTCCTCGTTAACTTCACCCTTAAAACATCCCTCTTTAAACCATTCATCTTGCCCACAAACAATTTCCTCCTCCACTAAACCGGCACAGAAGACGCAAATTGTTTCGTTCTCAGGAAAGGGGGAATGTCCGGCGCCGACCAAACTCAACCCTCCGGCCTTCCTCCACCGGTCAAAAGTCCTAACTCTGAATGCTGAAGCCTTTAGGAAAGAATTGTATTACCAATCCAGTTGCGATAGAA AACTGGGAGACATGGAAGGAGTAGAGAATATAACACCAGAGAAGCAGAATAACTCCATGGGATCGAGGAGGCGGTTGTCCTGCACCACCTGCTTTGATGCACTGTGGTTCTGCTATT CTCCAGTTCATCAGATGCAGCAATATTACAGGCTTGGGGTTTTTGATAACTGTTCTGACAAATGGACAGCTCTTGTTGACTGTTTAAATCTAAAGACAAAAAGAACTTCCGAGGTTCAG GAAATTCTTGAAAGTCGAGAGAAAGCCAAATCTCACATCTGGACATTTCGAACCCCAGAAGAAGCATCATCACATTGGAAAGAACTATTTGGACATTTAGAAGAAATGGAATGA